In one window of Azoarcus olearius DNA:
- a CDS encoding mechanosensitive ion channel family protein, giving the protein MEAATDLLQRHPWLALLVQCGAAAAIGLVLHAVLDAIARRAAKHYVLAERVVWYTRRPMQALVPLLLIHVALADAAIPAAALTMLRQLMSIAVILLVTLFVVRLIAAFADVVVRRHPTDGPDNWRARSVQTQVRVLARTAMFVVGLLGVGSVLMTFPNVRQIGASLLASAGLAGIIAGLAARPVLGNLIAGLQIALTQPIRVDDVLIVENEWGRVEEITSTYVVVRIWDDRRLIVPLEYFIQKPFQNWTRQTSDLIGSVFFWVDYRMPVQPLRDALRKVLEAAPEWDGRVCVLQVTDFTERAMQLRALVSTRDAGTGWDLRCKVREQLIAYMQEHHPAWLPQLRASMERHPGDEAQRETRPLPPQHIPEGATAPAP; this is encoded by the coding sequence ATGGAGGCCGCCACCGACCTGCTCCAGCGTCATCCCTGGCTGGCGCTGCTGGTGCAATGCGGCGCCGCGGCGGCCATCGGCCTGGTGCTGCACGCGGTGCTGGATGCGATCGCCCGGCGCGCGGCCAAGCACTACGTGCTCGCCGAACGGGTGGTCTGGTACACCCGGCGGCCGATGCAGGCGCTGGTGCCGCTGCTGCTGATCCACGTTGCGCTCGCCGACGCCGCGATTCCCGCCGCGGCGCTGACGATGCTGCGCCAGCTGATGTCGATCGCGGTGATCCTGCTGGTGACGCTGTTCGTGGTGCGGCTGATCGCCGCCTTCGCCGACGTCGTGGTCCGCCGCCATCCCACCGACGGGCCGGACAACTGGCGCGCGCGCAGCGTCCAGACCCAGGTCCGGGTGCTCGCGCGTACCGCGATGTTCGTGGTCGGCCTGCTCGGTGTCGGCTCCGTGCTGATGACCTTTCCCAACGTCCGCCAGATCGGCGCCAGCCTGCTCGCCTCGGCGGGCCTCGCCGGCATCATCGCCGGCCTTGCCGCGCGCCCGGTGCTGGGCAACCTCATCGCCGGGCTGCAGATCGCGCTGACCCAGCCGATCCGCGTCGATGATGTGCTGATCGTCGAGAACGAATGGGGGCGGGTGGAGGAGATCACCTCCACCTACGTGGTGGTGCGCATCTGGGATGACCGCCGCCTGATCGTGCCGCTGGAGTACTTCATCCAGAAACCCTTCCAGAACTGGACGCGGCAGACCTCCGACCTGATCGGCTCGGTGTTCTTCTGGGTGGATTACCGCATGCCGGTGCAGCCCCTGCGCGACGCGCTGCGCAAGGTGCTGGAGGCGGCGCCCGAGTGGGACGGCCGCGTGTGCGTGCTGCAGGTCACCGACTTCACCGAGCGCGCGATGCAGCTGCGCGCGCTGGTCAGCACGCGCGACGCCGGCACCGGCTGGGACCTGCGCTGCAAGGTGCGCGAGCAGCTGATCGCCTACATGCAGGAACACCACCCGGCGTGGCTGCCGCAACTGCGGGCCAGCATGGAACGCCACCCGGGCGACGAGGCCCAGCGCGAAACGCGCCCGCTGCCGCCCCAACACATTCCGGAGGGCGCGACCGCGCCGGCGCCATGA
- a CDS encoding zinc-binding metallopeptidase family protein, protein MKTFYCTNCGFVCFFENFACGNCGALLGFSPDTMDMAAFEPDGDGGWRRLGAADEGSEDVAAGSAFAESAGAEKVARGADATASIARGAPAANDAGYANAPPSSPALAAVPGDAAAQAGEADGDRAPARVSSWRQCRNYSSEQICNWMVAPGDDEALCRCCRRTEHTAALEDPANKDAWFKLEGAKRRLFYSLYRLGLPVEGDGTHPPPEFRFLGGEGETATTGHAGGTITLDIGEADDARREQRRVDLREPYRTLLGHFRHEIGHYYWDRLIAHGGRLEAFRKHFGDERRDYAEALAAYYASPPADWAERHISAYAAMHPWEDWAETWAHYLHISDALDTAAHWGFALHSDQADGGPADVPGVEVEDQPFRKVLLEQWLPLAQFLNSMGRSLGQGDAYPFVMATTVLDKLGFVHRVVTEAAAARRRGTDA, encoded by the coding sequence ATGAAAACCTTCTACTGCACCAACTGCGGCTTCGTCTGCTTCTTCGAGAACTTCGCCTGCGGCAACTGCGGCGCGCTGCTGGGTTTTTCGCCCGACACCATGGACATGGCGGCGTTCGAACCCGATGGCGACGGCGGCTGGCGCCGGCTCGGGGCGGCGGACGAGGGCAGCGAGGATGTGGCCGCCGGCAGCGCCTTCGCCGAAAGCGCCGGGGCGGAAAAAGTGGCCCGCGGTGCCGATGCGACCGCCAGCATTGCGCGCGGCGCGCCGGCCGCCAACGATGCCGGCTACGCCAACGCACCGCCGTCCAGCCCGGCGCTGGCCGCGGTGCCCGGCGACGCCGCCGCGCAAGCGGGCGAGGCCGACGGCGACCGCGCGCCGGCGCGGGTGTCCTCCTGGCGCCAGTGCCGCAACTATTCCAGCGAGCAGATCTGCAACTGGATGGTGGCGCCGGGCGACGACGAGGCGTTGTGCCGCTGCTGCCGCCGCACCGAGCACACCGCGGCGCTGGAGGATCCGGCCAACAAGGATGCGTGGTTCAAGCTCGAAGGTGCCAAGCGGCGGCTGTTCTATTCGCTGTACCGGCTGGGCCTGCCGGTGGAGGGTGACGGCACCCATCCGCCGCCGGAGTTCCGCTTCCTCGGCGGCGAAGGCGAAACCGCCACCACCGGGCATGCCGGCGGCACCATCACGCTCGATATCGGCGAGGCCGACGACGCCCGCCGCGAGCAGCGGCGGGTGGACCTGCGCGAGCCGTATCGCACGCTGCTCGGCCACTTCCGCCACGAGATCGGCCACTACTACTGGGACCGCCTGATCGCCCACGGCGGCCGCCTCGAAGCCTTCCGCAAACACTTCGGCGACGAGCGCCGCGACTACGCCGAGGCGCTGGCGGCCTACTACGCCTCGCCGCCGGCCGACTGGGCCGAGCGCCACATCAGCGCCTATGCAGCGATGCATCCGTGGGAGGACTGGGCCGAGACCTGGGCCCACTACCTGCACATTTCGGATGCGCTCGATACCGCCGCCCACTGGGGCTTCGCCCTGCATTCCGACCAGGCGGACGGCGGCCCGGCCGACGTGCCAGGGGTCGAGGTGGAGGATCAGCCCTTCCGCAAGGTGCTGCTGGAGCAGTGGCTGCCGCTGGCGCAGTTCCTCAACAGCATGGGCCGCAGCCTGGGGCAGGGCGACGCCTATCCCTTCGTGATGGCCACCACGGTGCTCGACAAGCTCGGCTTCGTGCACCGCGTCGTCACCGAGGCCGCGGCCGCCCGGCGCCGCGGGACGGACGCATGA
- a CDS encoding DNA topoisomerase IB, translated as MATVSTAELQSRYLRREPLAEGGFRYLRPDGRPYRNRAGLARIAALAVPPAYTEVYVSPDPEAALQAFGRDASGRLQYRYHPDFVLENAMRKWRRLARFAGALPRLRERIGADLRRAGLPRQKVLALLVRLLDRIYLRVGNASYARRYRSYGLTTLRKRHVRVEGSRVVFHYRGKHGVEQQQTLRDRGIANALARLLELPGQALFQYLDDEGGRHPVRAEDLNAYLREAMGPFTAKDFRTWGGTLKAAEYLAAAGPVENERLAGRMLAKCVRAVAAELGNTAAVTRSSYICPVIFDLYLAGSVLDDYGAASDEESGLSAGEAALRRMLSRALSVRQRRRPQAEAEPAPPRVARAPMPVAAVGLYL; from the coding sequence ATGGCCACCGTCTCCACCGCAGAACTGCAAAGCCGCTACCTGCGCCGCGAACCGCTGGCCGAAGGCGGCTTCCGCTATCTGCGCCCGGACGGCCGGCCCTACCGCAACCGCGCCGGGCTCGCGCGCATCGCCGCGCTGGCGGTGCCGCCGGCCTACACCGAGGTCTATGTCAGCCCCGACCCGGAAGCTGCGCTGCAGGCCTTCGGCCGCGACGCCAGCGGCCGCCTGCAATACCGCTACCACCCGGACTTCGTGCTCGAGAACGCGATGCGCAAGTGGCGCCGGCTGGCGCGCTTCGCGGGCGCGCTGCCGCGCCTGCGCGAGCGCATCGGCGCCGACCTGCGCCGCGCCGGGCTGCCGCGGCAGAAGGTGCTGGCGCTGCTGGTGCGGCTGCTCGACCGCATCTATCTGCGCGTGGGCAACGCGAGCTATGCGCGCCGCTACCGCAGCTACGGCCTTACCACGCTGCGCAAGCGCCACGTGCGGGTGGAGGGCAGCCGCGTGGTGTTCCATTACCGCGGCAAGCACGGCGTGGAGCAGCAGCAGACGCTGCGCGACCGCGGCATCGCCAACGCGCTGGCGCGGCTGCTGGAGCTGCCGGGGCAGGCCCTGTTCCAGTACCTGGACGACGAGGGCGGCCGCCATCCGGTGCGCGCCGAAGACCTCAACGCCTACCTGCGCGAGGCGATGGGGCCCTTTACCGCCAAGGATTTCCGCACCTGGGGCGGCACGTTGAAGGCGGCCGAATACCTCGCCGCGGCGGGGCCGGTGGAGAACGAGCGGCTGGCGGGGCGGATGCTCGCCAAGTGCGTGCGCGCGGTGGCGGCCGAACTCGGCAACACCGCCGCGGTGACGCGCTCCAGCTACATCTGCCCGGTGATCTTCGACCTCTACCTTGCCGGCAGCGTGCTCGACGACTACGGCGCGGCCAGCGACGAGGAGAGCGGCCTGTCCGCTGGCGAGGCGGCGCTGCGGCGCATGCTGTCGCGCGCGCTGTCGGTGCGCCAGCGCCGCCGCCCGCAGGCGGAGGCCGAGCCGGCCCCGCCGCGCGTCGCGCGTGCGCCGATGCCGGTTGCGGCCGTGGGGCTGTACCTATGA
- the glgX gene encoding glycogen debranching protein GlgX, whose protein sequence is MTAALQMTLEAGQAYPLGATWTGDGVNFAVFSAHASRMELCLFDEAGRNEIARMDLPELTDEVWHGFLPGAGPGLVYGYRAHGPYVPEEGHRFNPHKLLLDPYATELVGRLRWGPPIFGYELRNKRPGHGFDKRDSAACTLKARVAAPWPSASRPARRGQRVPWECMVIYEAHVRGLTRQHPAVGAEHRGTIAGLGSAAVIDHLKALGVTSVELLPVHAYVDDAYLTDKGLRNYWGYNSIGFFALEPRYLAGEGAAEFRDTVARLHDAGLEVILDVVYNHTAEGNELGPTLSFKGLDNASYYRLNPDDRRYYINDTGTGNTVNLSHPRVLQLVMDSLRYWVTQMEVDGFRFDLATILGREAAGFDPGCGFFDAVRQDPVLNRVKLIAEPWDCGPGGYQPGNFPPGWAEWNDGFRDTVRAFWRGDEGQAPGLATRLAGSADRFNHHGRRPWASINFITAHDGFTLHDLVSYNDKHNEANGEDNRDGHDDNRSWNCGAEGPTDDPEVLALRERQKRNLLATLLLAQGTPMLLAGDEIGRSQQGNNNAYCQDNEISWVHWAGVDADGERLRAFVRSLLLIRRALPVLRPARFATGGDPGHVLRDVIWLAPNGIELTPEGWADAQMRCFAMLADGRAHLGTGPEPAADAVVLVVLNAAHEAVECTLPQAAGVTRWVRLVDTAQAEVADFAESAPGEGYSAAGRSLQLFVAAPTPQAAECVARLTARLGEG, encoded by the coding sequence ATGACGGCCGCGCTGCAGATGACGCTCGAAGCCGGCCAGGCCTATCCGCTGGGGGCAACCTGGACCGGCGACGGGGTCAACTTCGCCGTGTTCTCGGCCCACGCCAGCCGCATGGAGCTGTGCCTGTTCGACGAGGCCGGGCGCAACGAGATCGCGCGCATGGACCTGCCCGAACTCACCGACGAGGTCTGGCACGGCTTTCTGCCGGGCGCGGGGCCGGGGCTGGTGTACGGCTACCGCGCGCACGGGCCCTACGTGCCCGAGGAAGGCCACCGCTTCAACCCGCACAAGCTGCTGCTCGACCCCTACGCCACCGAGCTGGTCGGCCGCCTGCGCTGGGGGCCGCCGATCTTCGGCTACGAGCTGCGCAACAAGCGCCCGGGGCACGGCTTCGACAAGCGCGACAGCGCCGCCTGCACGCTCAAGGCGCGCGTCGCCGCGCCCTGGCCGAGCGCCAGCCGCCCGGCGCGGCGCGGTCAGCGCGTGCCGTGGGAATGCATGGTGATCTATGAGGCGCATGTACGCGGTCTCACCCGCCAGCATCCGGCGGTGGGCGCGGAGCACCGCGGCACCATCGCCGGGCTGGGCAGCGCGGCGGTCATCGACCACCTCAAGGCGCTGGGCGTGACCTCGGTGGAACTGCTGCCGGTGCACGCCTACGTGGATGACGCGTATCTGACCGACAAGGGCCTGCGCAACTACTGGGGCTACAACTCGATCGGCTTCTTCGCGCTGGAGCCGCGCTACCTCGCCGGCGAGGGCGCGGCGGAATTCCGCGACACCGTCGCGCGGCTGCACGACGCCGGCCTCGAGGTGATCCTGGACGTGGTCTACAACCACACCGCCGAGGGCAACGAGCTGGGCCCCACGCTCAGCTTCAAGGGCCTGGACAACGCCTCCTACTACCGCCTCAACCCGGACGACCGGCGCTACTACATCAACGACACCGGCACCGGCAACACGGTGAATCTCAGCCATCCGCGCGTGCTGCAGCTGGTGATGGACAGCCTGCGCTACTGGGTGACGCAGATGGAGGTGGACGGCTTCCGTTTCGACCTCGCCACCATCCTCGGGCGCGAGGCGGCAGGCTTCGACCCCGGCTGCGGCTTCTTCGACGCCGTGCGGCAGGACCCGGTGCTCAACCGCGTCAAGCTGATCGCCGAGCCCTGGGACTGCGGCCCCGGCGGCTACCAGCCGGGCAATTTCCCGCCCGGCTGGGCGGAATGGAACGACGGCTTCCGCGACACCGTGCGCGCCTTCTGGCGCGGTGACGAAGGCCAGGCGCCGGGCCTCGCGACCCGGCTCGCCGGCTCGGCCGACCGCTTCAACCACCACGGCCGGCGGCCGTGGGCCAGCATCAACTTCATCACCGCGCACGACGGGTTCACGCTGCACGACCTCGTCTCGTACAACGACAAGCACAACGAGGCCAACGGCGAGGACAACCGCGACGGCCACGACGACAACCGGTCGTGGAACTGCGGCGCGGAAGGCCCCACCGACGACCCCGAGGTGCTGGCGCTGCGCGAGCGCCAGAAGCGCAACCTGCTCGCCACGCTGCTGCTCGCGCAGGGCACGCCGATGCTGCTGGCCGGCGACGAGATCGGCCGCAGCCAGCAGGGCAACAACAACGCCTATTGCCAGGACAACGAGATCAGCTGGGTGCACTGGGCCGGCGTGGATGCCGACGGCGAGCGCCTGCGCGCCTTCGTGCGCAGCCTGCTGCTGATCCGCCGCGCGCTGCCGGTGCTGCGCCCGGCGCGCTTCGCCACCGGCGGCGACCCCGGCCACGTGCTGCGCGACGTGATCTGGCTGGCGCCCAACGGCATCGAGCTGACGCCCGAGGGCTGGGCGGACGCGCAGATGCGCTGCTTCGCGATGCTGGCCGACGGCCGCGCCCACCTCGGCACCGGGCCGGAACCCGCCGCCGACGCGGTCGTGCTGGTGGTGCTGAACGCCGCGCACGAGGCGGTCGAGTGCACCTTGCCGCAGGCGGCCGGCGTCACCCGCTGGGTGCGGCTGGTGGATACCGCGCAGGCAGAGGTGGCGGATTTCGCCGAGTCCGCGCCCGGCGAGGGCTACAGCGCCGCCGGGCGCTCGCTGCAGCTTTTCGTCGCCGCACCCACGCCGCAGGCGGCCGAATGCGTTGCGCGCCTGACCGCGCGGCTGGGCGAGGGCTAG